Genomic window (Nymphaea colorata isolate Beijing-Zhang1983 chromosome 1, ASM883128v2, whole genome shotgun sequence):
ATCACAAAAACTGCTAGGAGCCATGGATAGAGACTCCTCGCATCATCCATCCAATCGGACAGACCATCAGATTTATTTAGGGGATACTGTATTTGGTTATACCCTTATATTTCCAAGATTTTGGAGCGTAAGTGGACATACAATGCaccttcaacttgcatgtcgtATTTGCTACGCCGTTTCAACCTAAAAGAATAACATAGTGAAAAGTGATAGCAGCTATGAATTTCGAATCTCAAGCTCCTTGGATGTAAACCGCCTTGCCCGTTGCATTATGCCCCTTGAGGTGAGTCTGCGTCCCAAAAGAAACACGTTAAACTCTTACTCAAACCGAAGACTTAAGATCCTGCACTAATTTGTCATCTTTCACAACCCTATCTTTCCATCTGCTCACCACATGAAATAGTGACAAATtatgagtatatatatatatatatatatatatatatatatatataaaagagggaATAAATGttttattcaatatatatatatattgaatgctGAGGATCCAACAAAACCTTCCAAGAGTCATGCTCATGtagttttaaaacattttttcctGTTACAAATGTCAAAATCAACCGTCAATTAATAAATCAAAATGGTCTTCAATTTCCACTTGTTGACGAAACTATTTAATAAGAAGAGAGAACAGAGAAATTAATACAGGGCGAGTATCTTTTCAAGTGACATTGCCACGATTTTGCTGACAATACAACCATGATAACCTCTCAATTACGTTTAAATCAGTGTCACATGTATagcgatattttcaaaaatatttgttataataatgagaaaaagaagaacaccaAAAAAGAGTTAATATCTTCTCGGGtttcatgtttctcttttttaatgttCATATCATgatagattcaaatttgaacttaaactaaattatttttcatcattttcatttttaaagttttccaaGTTTTTCCGGAgacttttctgatttttttttggaataataCTCACGAGAAGTATATTTgtgaaaataacaaatgaatACATTTGtgtcagtggcggagccagcgtggggcaggtgtgggcgcttgcccacgccagcccaagttagcccaaaatatttttcaagtcGTAGCGTagccttcttcctccctctcactctcttcaCTATGTGTTAAAAATTCATAAGAATTGAGATCTTAAATTCATAGTGTTATCATAAAGATGTCATGCATGCTGGAGAAGTTACCGAAGATTCTCCTTACCTTAGTCGATTTCCATGGGGAAAAAGAGGCAGACCATAACTCTGGCTTTTTACATAATTGCAAGAGAGAAATTATTCATgatatgtttaattttcttaaatattgtaaaatttttaaatgatcTTACACATCTTCACCCTGTGGCCTATTAAAAGCATGCATGCCGTCTATAATTTATTTGTCTTAACCACATTGAAAAATAATCAAGAATTgtcttgaatattttaaattttttaattgtctcGCACGTCTTTACCATGTGGCCTACTTAGAAGAAATGCATGACATCTTTTCTCTTACCCACATTGAaaaattatcttttcatgtaCGAAATTTTTGTGAGATTCGAATTCTTTGTCATAGATGATGTCATACACTTTATCAGGGCAGGTACCAAACTAGTCTCCGGGCTCTGCTTGTTCTGGTTAGGCTTGCAGAAGTGAGCCACGATACTTGCAGGAAATTATTCGTAAAACATTTAACACCGATTTtctaaatttgcattttcaattaattaaaatcacttttctaatattcaatagtattaatgtgaaaataaatttgtaaataCAAGCCAAATAAAAGGTCAACACTTCCTGGTCATGCTTAGCCAGCTGCTCGTTTAGGCATTTTAGGCTCTGGACCatgcctttttttatttttttttcttccttccaatAAGATATTTTAAGTTAGAACCAGActtgaatattttaaataagtGCCCTAccaaccaatttttctggctccaccactgattTGTGTTAGAGATGTATGCATCAGCGATTAGTTTCGGCAACGTCACTAGAGGGAATGGTTTTGCAAATTACAGATAAATGTATTGAGGATCTAATTGAGCATCAGACACGAGTTCTAAAACAGTAAATCAGTAAAAAGAAGGATTTGAAAGTTCCGGATATTGAGAACGAACATGGAAAAGGCTCCTGCGCTAAATAATAGTACATTTCTGTTATGGCTCTAATTAAGCGTCAGCCATGAGTTCTACAAAGTCGGTTAGAGTAATGGATTTGTAAATTACAGAGGGAGTAAGAACGACTATGGAAAACACTCCTGCTTTAAAGATACTTTCACTGCAACTCACGCCTTCAAAATCTTTGGGTACACGAAGCATCCAAAAGCAGGCGACTGCTGTACgtttttaacaatttgttaacCGCTGAAGAAAACGAAATTCATTTATAGGGCGAGCCGTCGACGTTTACAATCGCCATTATTCACTTCTGAGGAAGATTAAAATGCCCAACCATCCCATCAGCGCTTATAGGAATGGTTGAAGGAGCGGTTGACCCTCACCAACAAAGTGTGAACCAAAAGGTGGTGACCAACTTTCTCAATCTTCCTCCTCCCCAACAaaccttcttcattttctcctccttcttcttggcGTTCCCTTCACTCACTACCCGACTCTATCTCCTTCTTTTCCCACCGTCATCCGATGGCGGTCGCTTTCACTCCGATATGTCCTCGAAGACCCATCAAGCTTTTGCCTTGTTAAGCCCTCTCGCGAGATACCCACTGGGAAAATGAAGCGTCTCTCCCTGATTTACTCAATCATGGAGAGAAAATGGATCTTTCCTTTAGCCATCGGTTCCATCTTCTCGCTAGTTTTACTCTTCTTAACCACATTGATCACTTCCGATGGTACGCCTACCAATGGTTCTCCGTACCCCTCTGTGGTTTTTCCGTTTGGGTTCGGCTACCGCGACGGGAAGCCACTCTTCGTGGAGTCTAAATTGGCGTCGTCTTCTCCGTCCACTGCCCTGCCTCCTCCCTGTAGACTTGCTTATTTGATCTCTGGTACTGTCGGTGACGGCGAGAGGTTGAAGAGGACTCTTCAAGCGGTGTACCATCCTCTTAACAGCTACGTAGTTCATCTGGATCTCGAGGCGCCCCCGAAGGAGAGGATTTCGCTTTTCAATTACGTAAGGAAAGATCCGGTGTTTTCGAGATTCAAGAATGTTCATGTGATTACGAAGTCGAATCTCGTCACTTACAGAGGGTCGACGATGGTGGCCAACACGCTGCACGCTGCGGCATTGCTGCTGAAGAAGGGGGGAGAGTGGGATTGGTTCATTAACCTCAGTGCTTCGGACTACCCTCTTGTCACTCAAGATGGTATGTCGTTTTCTCTTTGGAATTCAGAggtttcaagattttgattctTGCGTAGGGAGTTGCTTGATTTCGAAGGCAAGTATACATTTCCTGTTTGTAcctaattttactttttcttttgtttgtcaaGATCTGTTGCACACCTTTTCATATTTGCCGCGTGATTTGAACTTCATTGAGCACACGAGTAATATTGGATGGAAAGAGTATGTAAACATTCGACTCTTCGtgattgtttctttttgtgattCTTAAATTTTCGTGACTTGACCTATCTTGCTGAGGGAGTTGGACAACTTAATGAATGCAGATTCCAGAGAGCTAAGCCCATTATAATAGATCCTGGACTCTACTTGACGAAGAAAGCAGACGTTTTCTGGGTGACACAGAGAAGGAGTGTCCCTACTGCATTTAAACTCTTCACAGGTGAGGTCCTGTCTGTGTTGCTACTTGTTCGGTCGATATCTTTATACTGCTGTCAGCTACACTCGAGATCCTTTATTCTTTGTCCTTAGTTTTTTCTGGTCCAGTTCTGGTTATGTCTTATGTGAATGATGGTTCTCTATGCTTGTTCAGCATGAGATACCTGATGTTATAAGCTGCTTTTCTGGTTCGTGGGGGAATGTATGTGGGTGCAGAGATGCTGACAGGCATTCATGTGTGTTTTGcctttcattgttttcttgtcctctttttattttatattcatgAATCTTATTTGAAAGAGGAACAGGTGGGCGGAATAATGATGACAAGCATTCATACTAtcttttccccctttctttgttcttctagTTGATTCTATCTCTTACGGTACTGATTACTGGTTTTGACCTTCTTCTTTCATGGATAAattctttatatttttgtgTCATATTACTGTTTGTATTTCTTGGTAAGTATGGTGCTTTTAACTTGTTAGATGCTTTGTGAACATGATGGTTCCATCAGATTTCTTTTTACAACCGGTTTGATGATTATTCTGGAAGAAGTAACTCCTTGATTAGTATGTTTTATGACTTTGGTTGCCTTTAACAACTTATAAAATTGTAGAGTAACAAAAGAACATGTAGGGAGCAATGAGAACACACTTACCCGCTGGGGCCATGATCTTATAGATATAGTGGCTGTATCTCAAAATGAAAATGTCTAACCATGGCCAGCTTTTGATCTAGATTTGAAACCATTAGAATGATGCCATATTTTCAAATGGCCAAATTTCTATTATTGGATAATcccaaaaatttcattatttttctatCTTTAAAGCACCCAGTTCTGTAAGATCTTCCTCTTCAGGAAACAATTTTCCCACTGAGACCATGTAAGTGTTAcaacatttatattttataataggGTTGGAATTCTCAGGTAGTTGGTAGCTATGCTGACTATTTAGTTGTTAGGGTTCCACCAGTATGCTCCAGAATCAGACATGAATAAAGAATAGCACCACATTCCAATGAACATTAggactttgtttctttttttctatattcaCTGGCCTTACTACCTTGTTTGTCTGTCCAGACCTTCTGATTCCAGGTGATGAGACCTATATGATCATCTTTTACAGTGAAATATCCCATTTGTGATCATGTTTTCTTCATATGTagcacctatgtcacatgggtgcgggcgCAGGTGcggacaaaattcaaaatcgtGGGTACGTGGGTACGGctggccgtatatatatatatatatatatatatatatatatatatatatatagacacacatacacacacacaatatgAAAAAATACATTCATTAAGATTACAATCCAATACAATGCATATAATTATATTGTAATGTATTGAATATATACAAATTCTATGTTGTATATTGAACATATAATCATAGATATAGCAATACACGGGTGCGGCTGTGCGCCTGAAGTGTCGGAGGCATGTCTGTACCCGCACCCGTGTCCAGGCAAGTCAACACCGACACTTCAGGTGCACAGGCGCACACGTGTATCAGAGTGTAAtacatatacaattttttttaatagctTGAAACATCTCCTTGGAGAACAATGCTGATGGTTGAGATGTTTGATGACAGTTGTTCCAAGAAGATCCATTAACCTTCTAAATGGGCATCGTGAAAAACGTTGTCTAGTGATATCAAATTTTTAGTCTTTCAGTAATAAAAAGTTGTGAAGGTCTGTTTGAGagcattattttttcttattacaattaaatgtgattttaattttaaaaaatggttttgttcATCTTCAgagtatgtatgtatgtatgtatgtattatgCGGTCAGCATTCTATGCATCCTTTTCAAAACCTGACCATATAGATGGCTGCTGAATATCCAAAAATATTGGGCTTGAGAAAAAAACCGAACAATGAACATGTGATGTATAGATTCAATTTTATAAGCggaaaaagaaacttttgattataaattttttctaaaatctgatctaaaattTCTGTTCATGGCTTTTCTTGTTGATCACATAGTTCTGGACATTTCCTAAGTCCTATCCATTATGTGCAACTGGATCTAACAGTTGGAAAATGGGGAACCAGCCAATGTTTGGATGGCATTATTGATGGATCTTTGCATGTGTTGGCTAGATGTCCTTCCATCGtaatttttgagaaatgatGTGTAATAGTCTAAAATATCAGTTTTGGTTTCTataggtgattttttttcttggatattaatcagaagattttttttccttcaggATATTTTGGGAATTCAGAAACCAAAGGTcagaaatttgaaattataaagaTTCTACTAATTTTCCTACAAAAGTcctaacaaaaatttaaaatagttatagaattttggaaaaaacacaaaagtttaaaatatactAAATTTTAATGATATTTTCCAAATATCAgaatgttctctctcttttatttcatttgcttttttggcatttttatcacaatatttaaaaactatTGCTGATTTTTCTTGTGACTATGTTCTTAACAAGTGCATCCACTTCTCCATATCGCACAGATTTGAACTTTTTGATCACCTTTTGTCATCATAGACCCTGTAAAGCTTCTTTTCCTGCAATAGGAAAGCAGCATATaacaatgttatccgtatcgtacatTACACATGCATATCGTACGAtgcgtatcgtataggtcaaagAAACCTATACGTTACGCTTGCGATACGTTATACGCtcgcgtatcgcccgtatcatacgatacgggcgatacacccccgtatcatacgatatgggttaaagcacaaaattttttattttttagtttaaacactcctccctctctctcttcttgtatttaatgactccaagagacgtaggagggagagattttgcccattttcataaaaaataaccaaggattcatcgatttgggagatattatcgttaaatcatgaaagatgataactatgttttttgaacttataaaattgtgatgtaatctaagtcctaaaactccaagtcctaagactctaagttaagattctataaaattttcaagtttaaaattatgatggatgcttattatgttattttgaatatctaatttcttgtttttgaatgtattgttgatacacatgaatgttccttatgtatgaggatcttttttatatgtgaatacatttttcttgattcttgattttttgttcatttttttcagatttttctctattttttctgatttttaaatattttttaaaattaaaaaattgattttacgatacgctacgctacgtataggtcggcccgaccgatacgcgatacgttATGCCTGCCATATAATATCATGCCACGGGCCATTGTAAAATTGACATGGAAATTAGGGTCATTATTATAGCGACCTGTTTATCTGGATGCGTTTGATCTCTCCCTGTACTTCAGTTATCTGCCTCTATATCTATGTGTTGAAAGTTGTAGGTGGTAACTTTTGCTGCTCTTTGTACAGGTTCTGCTTGGGTGGCACTTTCTCGGGCTTTCATCGAGTACTGCATATGGGGttgggacaatctgccaaggaCTGTTCTGATGTATTATGCTAATTTCCTTTCCTCCCCTGAAGGATACTTTCACACTGTTATATGTAATGCACATGAATTCAGGAACACGACTGTTAACAGCGATTTGCATTACATATCTTGGGACAACCCTCCGAAGCAGCACCCTCACTACCTTACTCTGAACCATTCTCAACGCATGGTAGACAGTAATGCACCTTTTGCAAGGAAATTTTATAGAGATGATCCAGTGCTTGACAAGATTGATGCAAAGCTTTTAGATCGTGGCAGTGGAAGGCTCGTTCCAGGAGGCTGGTGTATTGGAGACAGGGAAAATGGGAGTGATCCTTGCTCTGTCGTTGGTGATACAACAGTACTCAAGCCTGGTGCAGGCTCCTGGAGACTGGAGCACCTTATGGTGGATCTACTTTCAAAGGAAAAATTCAGACCAAGGCAGTGTGTTTGAAGAGGTGCTGCTGCTCTAGAAATGGCCATATGAGGTTTACCTTCCCATGCCTTGAGCCTGTCTTTGCGACTGCACAAGGTTGATTCTTTTGCTGGAGCTATTATTCTTGTAAATACTGTTGCAACTGGCATTGAAAGAGTTCATGTCCTACTCGGCCTGCAAGGAAAGTGGTGCCCTCTTTCTGCTGTCCCTGTATTCAAGCTTGCTCCACCTGGGCCTTTCTTTTCTGGCTTGCCTGGCCTCTATCATATGTTACAGTGCTTTTA
Coding sequences:
- the LOC116244829 gene encoding beta-glucuronosyltransferase GlcAT14B-like; the encoded protein is MKRLSLIYSIMERKWIFPLAIGSIFSLVLLFLTTLITSDGTPTNGSPYPSVVFPFGFGYRDGKPLFVESKLASSSPSTALPPPCRLAYLISGTVGDGERLKRTLQAVYHPLNSYVVHLDLEAPPKERISLFNYVRKDPVFSRFKNVHVITKSNLVTYRGSTMVANTLHAAALLLKKGGEWDWFINLSASDYPLVTQDDLLHTFSYLPRDLNFIEHTSNIGWKEFQRAKPIIIDPGLYLTKKADVFWVTQRRSVPTAFKLFTGSAWVALSRAFIEYCIWGWDNLPRTVLMYYANFLSSPEGYFHTVICNAHEFRNTTVNSDLHYISWDNPPKQHPHYLTLNHSQRMVDSNAPFARKFYRDDPVLDKIDAKLLDRGSGRLVPGGWCIGDRENGSDPCSVVGDTTVLKPGAGSWRLEHLMVDLLSKEKFRPRQCV